Proteins encoded together in one Micromonospora kangleipakensis window:
- a CDS encoding NAD(P)/FAD-dependent oxidoreductase — MREVDVAVIGAGPAGLFAAYYAGFRGLSVAVIDALPEPGGQVAAMYPEKLILDVAGFPAVKGRDLVANLVAQAAPFAPTYLLGTRAEKLSYTDGRPVLGLAGGEQLSCGAVIVTGGLGSFTPRPLPAADSFVGAGIVYFVPQPTELAGRDVLIVGGGDSAFDWALTLQPLARSVALVHRRERFRAHASTVARVLALPVRVVVNAEVTRLYGEDRVTGAELVVRGGAAETLPVDTVVAALGFTADLGPLAEWGLRLDRRHIVVDSAMATNLPRVFAAGDITEYPGKVRLIATGFGEAATAVNNAAVAIDPTAHLFPGHSSDGS, encoded by the coding sequence ATGCGCGAGGTCGATGTCGCCGTGATCGGGGCCGGTCCCGCCGGGCTCTTCGCCGCGTACTACGCCGGATTCCGTGGGCTCTCCGTGGCGGTGATCGACGCGCTGCCCGAACCGGGCGGCCAGGTCGCCGCGATGTACCCGGAGAAGCTGATCCTCGACGTCGCCGGCTTCCCCGCCGTCAAGGGGCGGGACCTGGTGGCCAATCTGGTCGCCCAGGCGGCGCCGTTCGCGCCGACGTACCTGCTCGGCACCCGGGCCGAGAAGCTCTCCTACACCGACGGGCGGCCGGTGCTGGGGCTCGCCGGCGGCGAGCAGCTGAGCTGCGGCGCGGTGATCGTCACCGGCGGGCTGGGCAGCTTCACGCCCCGGCCGCTGCCCGCCGCCGACAGCTTCGTCGGCGCCGGGATCGTCTACTTCGTCCCCCAGCCGACCGAGCTGGCCGGCCGGGACGTGCTGATCGTCGGCGGCGGCGACTCGGCCTTCGACTGGGCCCTGACCCTCCAGCCGCTGGCCCGGTCGGTGGCCCTGGTGCACCGCCGGGAACGGTTCCGCGCCCACGCGTCGACGGTGGCCCGGGTGCTGGCCCTGCCGGTGCGGGTGGTGGTCAACGCCGAGGTGACCCGGCTGTACGGGGAGGACCGGGTGACCGGCGCGGAGCTCGTCGTTCGGGGTGGCGCGGCGGAGACGCTGCCGGTCGACACGGTCGTCGCGGCGCTCGGCTTCACCGCCGACCTGGGCCCGCTCGCAGAGTGGGGCCTGCGGCTGGACCGCCGGCACATCGTGGTGGACAGCGCGATGGCCACCAACCTGCCCCGGGTCTTCGCCGCCGGTGACATCACCGAGTACCCGGGCAAGGTCCGGTTGATCGCCACCGGCTTCGGCGAGGCCGCCACGGCGGTGAACAACGCGGCGGTGGCGATCGACCCGACCGCCCACCTCTTCCCCGGCCACTCCTCCGACGGCAGCTGA
- a CDS encoding helix-turn-helix domain-containing protein has protein sequence MTETANARKIAFATFVRRALDDARAMRAWSGTEVSRRTGVSRQTINRWVRGDWASDPEAERVVAFCEGLGLNPATAFTALGWDRTAPPRSAPTPPPMDPDVEALLRRLVDPNVSDAEKFHIRETIRYLAYRPTLPVDAGKRGKQAG, from the coding sequence GTGACCGAGACGGCCAACGCACGGAAGATCGCCTTCGCCACCTTCGTACGTCGCGCGCTGGACGACGCCCGGGCCATGCGGGCCTGGAGCGGCACCGAGGTCTCCCGCCGCACCGGCGTCTCCCGCCAGACCATCAACCGGTGGGTACGCGGCGACTGGGCCAGCGACCCGGAGGCGGAGCGGGTGGTCGCCTTCTGCGAGGGGCTGGGCCTCAACCCGGCGACCGCCTTCACGGCGCTCGGCTGGGACCGGACGGCTCCACCCCGCAGCGCCCCCACGCCGCCGCCGATGGACCCCGACGTCGAGGCGCTGCTCCGTCGCCTGGTGGATCCGAATGTGTCGGACGCCGAGAAGTTCCACATCCGGGAAACCATTCGCTACCTCGCCTATCGTCCGACGCTCCCCGTCGATGCCGGAAAACGAGGCAAGCAGGCCGGATAG
- the otsB gene encoding trehalose-phosphatase, with amino-acid sequence MPPLNLGNQQPKTPLDAEHAWRATAERAADTVLFFDFDGTLAPVDDDPTAVQPAPKVLAALEVLAPLVRRIAIVSARPVDFLRDHLGGLAGIDLYGLYGLEHSHSGGETVTEPAALPWVPTMSELAEQARAELPPGALVEFKRLSVALHWRTAPQLGDLVQEWGRARAERLGLRCQAGRMVLELKPPVDRDKGMVIGEIVRDAGGAWYFGDDVSDIKAFAALRARAAADPDFVGVCVAVANPETGHEVADAADLTLDSPAALATFLTNALPHLT; translated from the coding sequence GTGCCGCCGTTGAATCTGGGCAACCAGCAGCCGAAGACCCCGTTGGACGCCGAGCACGCCTGGCGTGCCACCGCCGAGCGGGCCGCCGACACGGTGCTCTTCTTCGACTTCGACGGCACCCTCGCGCCGGTCGACGACGACCCGACCGCGGTCCAGCCCGCCCCGAAGGTGCTCGCCGCGCTGGAGGTGCTCGCCCCGCTCGTACGCCGGATCGCCATCGTGTCCGCGCGGCCGGTGGATTTCCTCCGCGACCACCTCGGCGGCCTCGCCGGGATCGACCTGTACGGGCTCTACGGCCTGGAGCACAGCCACTCCGGCGGCGAGACGGTCACCGAGCCGGCCGCCCTGCCCTGGGTGCCCACCATGTCGGAGCTGGCCGAGCAGGCCCGCGCCGAGCTGCCGCCCGGCGCCCTGGTGGAGTTCAAGCGGCTCTCCGTCGCCCTGCACTGGCGCACCGCCCCGCAGCTCGGCGACCTGGTGCAGGAGTGGGGCCGGGCCCGCGCCGAGCGGCTCGGGCTGCGCTGCCAGGCCGGCCGGATGGTGCTGGAGCTCAAGCCCCCGGTCGACCGGGACAAGGGCATGGTGATCGGCGAGATCGTCCGCGACGCCGGCGGCGCCTGGTACTTCGGCGACGACGTCTCCGACATCAAAGCCTTCGCCGCGCTGCGCGCTCGCGCCGCCGCCGACCCCGACTTCGTGGGCGTCTGCGTGGCCGTCGCGAACCCGGAGACCGGTCACGAGGTGGCCGACGCCGCCGACCTCACCCTCGACTCCCCCGCCGCGCTGGCCACCTTCCTCACCAACGCCCTCCCCCACCTCACCTGA
- a CDS encoding PhoH family protein yields MTTRRTPAGADQTPAATATTRRTTRSRRTAAAPVGTEEPRPAGQAFVLDTSVLLSDPAAFHRFAEHEVVLPLVVISELEGKRHHPELGWFARQSLRMLDELRVKHGRLDRPVPANDQGGTLRVELNHTDDGVLPPGFRNESNDARILSVALNLAAEGREVTLVSKDMPLRVKAASVGLRADEYRHGQASDPTWTGMAELELGEEEIARLYAGETLDLDAAAGLPCHTGLVLHSARGSALGRVLPDKTVRLVRGDREAFGVRGRSAEQRVALDLLLDESIGIVSLGGRAGTGKSALALCAGLEAVMERRRHKKVIVFRPLYAVGGQELGYLPGSESEKMSPWAQAVFDTLGAVVHENVLDEVTTRGILEVLPLTHIRGRSLHDAFVIVDEAQSLERGVLLTVLSRIGQGSRVVLTHDVAQRDNLRVGRHDGVTAVIEALKGHQLFAHVTLSRSERSPIAAMVTDLLEDIPL; encoded by the coding sequence GTGACGACTCGCCGTACCCCCGCCGGTGCCGACCAGACCCCGGCCGCGACTGCCACGACCCGCCGGACCACCCGCAGCCGCCGCACGGCGGCCGCGCCGGTCGGCACCGAGGAGCCCCGACCAGCCGGCCAGGCCTTCGTCCTGGACACCTCGGTCCTCCTCTCCGATCCCGCGGCGTTCCACCGCTTCGCCGAGCACGAGGTGGTGCTGCCCCTGGTCGTCATCTCCGAACTGGAGGGCAAGCGCCACCACCCGGAGCTGGGCTGGTTCGCCCGGCAGTCGCTGCGCATGCTCGACGAGCTGCGCGTGAAGCACGGGCGGCTGGACCGGCCCGTCCCCGCCAACGACCAGGGCGGCACGCTCCGGGTCGAGCTGAACCACACCGACGACGGGGTGCTGCCGCCCGGCTTCCGGAACGAGTCGAACGACGCCCGGATCCTCTCCGTGGCGCTCAACCTCGCCGCCGAGGGGCGCGAGGTCACCCTGGTCAGCAAGGACATGCCGCTGCGGGTGAAGGCGGCCTCGGTCGGCCTGCGGGCGGACGAGTACCGGCACGGCCAGGCCAGCGACCCGACCTGGACCGGCATGGCCGAGCTGGAGCTGGGCGAGGAGGAGATCGCCCGGCTGTACGCGGGCGAGACGCTCGACCTGGACGCGGCCGCCGGGCTGCCCTGCCACACGGGTCTGGTGCTGCACTCGGCCCGTGGCTCGGCGCTCGGCCGGGTGCTGCCCGACAAGACCGTACGACTGGTCCGCGGTGACCGGGAGGCGTTCGGCGTGCGCGGCCGCTCGGCCGAGCAGCGGGTGGCGCTGGACCTGCTGCTGGACGAGTCGATCGGGATCGTCTCGCTCGGTGGGCGGGCGGGCACCGGCAAGTCGGCCCTGGCGCTCTGCGCCGGGCTGGAGGCGGTGATGGAGCGCCGCCGGCACAAGAAGGTGATCGTCTTCCGCCCGCTCTACGCCGTCGGCGGTCAGGAGCTGGGGTACCTGCCCGGGTCGGAGTCGGAGAAGATGTCGCCCTGGGCCCAGGCGGTCTTCGACACCCTCGGCGCGGTGGTGCACGAGAACGTGCTGGACGAGGTCACCACCCGGGGCATCCTCGAGGTGCTTCCGCTCACCCACATCCGGGGGCGGAGCCTGCATGACGCCTTCGTGATCGTCGACGAGGCGCAGTCGCTGGAGCGGGGGGTCCTGCTCACCGTCCTGTCCCGGATCGGCCAGGGGTCGCGGGTGGTGCTGACCCACGACGTCGCGCAGCGGGACAACCTGCGGGTCGGGCGGCACGACGGGGTGACCGCGGTGATCGAGGCGCTGAAGGGCCATCAGCTCTTCGCACACGTCACGCTCAGTCGTTCGGAGCGGTCGCCGATCGCCGCCATGGTGACGGATCTGTTGGAGGACATTCCGCTCTGA
- a CDS encoding rhomboid family intramembrane serine protease yields MTWRGGPTGGDPHRFGTEAFYASLGRAFVAMCAVVPVLFLIEALDVGLHADLDVAAGIIPHRIQGLDGVFFSPFLHADFNHLYSNSIPLILLGTFVLAAGTRRFLWSTLLIILVSGLGVWFTGSPNSVVVGASGVIFGYLGMLLTRGVVERSWWNVAVVLLVGLLYGWQLLGILPTDERISWQGHLFGLLGGVVAAILFRRRRAELPQPQHTEPPLTLP; encoded by the coding sequence GTGACCTGGCGCGGCGGCCCGACGGGCGGCGATCCCCACCGGTTCGGCACCGAGGCGTTCTACGCCTCGCTGGGCCGGGCCTTCGTCGCGATGTGCGCGGTCGTGCCGGTGCTCTTCCTCATCGAGGCGCTCGACGTCGGGCTGCACGCCGACCTCGACGTGGCGGCGGGGATCATCCCGCACCGGATCCAAGGGCTCGACGGCGTCTTCTTCTCGCCGTTCCTGCACGCCGACTTCAACCACCTCTACAGCAACAGCATCCCGCTGATCCTGCTCGGCACCTTCGTGCTCGCCGCCGGCACCCGCCGGTTCCTCTGGTCGACGCTGCTGATCATCCTGGTCAGCGGGCTGGGGGTGTGGTTCACCGGCTCGCCCAACTCGGTGGTGGTCGGCGCCAGCGGCGTCATCTTCGGGTACCTGGGCATGCTGCTCACCCGGGGGGTCGTCGAGCGGAGCTGGTGGAACGTCGCGGTGGTGCTGCTGGTCGGCCTGCTCTACGGCTGGCAACTGCTCGGCATCCTCCCCACCGACGAGCGGATCTCCTGGCAGGGCCACCTGTTCGGGCTGCTCGGCGGGGTCGTCGCGGCGATCCTGTTCCGGCGTCGCCGCGCCGAGCTGCCCCAGCCGCAGCACACGGAGCCGCCGCTCACCCTGCCCTGA
- a CDS encoding NAD-dependent epimerase/dehydratase family protein has protein sequence MALHVIVGAGPVGTATARLLAERGDRVRVVTRRGTGPEHPAVERVAADAADADRLAALTGGADALYNCANPPYHRWPMDWPPLAAALLTAAERSGAVLATVGNLYGYGPVDGPMTEATPLASTGVKGRVRNRMWADALAAHRAGRARITEVRGSDYLGPGGTSLPMLVLPRVLAGKRVFLPVDWNAPHSWTYIDDVARTLIAAATDPRAWGRAWHVPSAPAVAMRELATRAAALAGAPAPKLTRMPYPVLWLGGLADPFARELRETAYQFDRPYLLDSGAATATLGVEPTPLDVSLAETVAALRH, from the coding sequence ATGGCCCTGCACGTCATCGTCGGCGCCGGCCCAGTCGGCACCGCCACCGCCCGGCTCCTCGCCGAGCGCGGCGACCGGGTCCGGGTGGTGACCCGCCGGGGCACCGGGCCCGAGCACCCGGCCGTCGAGCGGGTCGCCGCCGACGCCGCCGACGCGGACCGGCTCGCCGCGCTGACCGGCGGCGCGGACGCCCTCTACAACTGCGCCAACCCGCCGTACCACCGGTGGCCCATGGACTGGCCGCCGCTCGCCGCGGCGCTGCTCACCGCCGCCGAGCGCAGCGGCGCGGTGCTCGCCACGGTCGGCAACCTCTACGGCTACGGCCCGGTCGACGGGCCGATGACCGAGGCCACCCCGCTGGCGTCCACCGGCGTCAAGGGGCGGGTGCGGAACCGGATGTGGGCCGACGCGCTCGCCGCGCACCGGGCCGGGCGGGCCCGGATCACCGAGGTGCGCGGCTCCGACTACCTGGGCCCCGGCGGCACCTCCCTGCCCATGCTGGTGCTGCCCCGAGTGCTCGCCGGGAAGCGGGTCTTCCTCCCCGTCGACTGGAACGCCCCGCACAGCTGGACGTACATCGACGACGTCGCCCGTACCCTGATCGCCGCCGCCACCGACCCGCGGGCCTGGGGCCGCGCCTGGCACGTGCCCAGCGCGCCCGCCGTCGCGATGCGGGAGCTGGCCACCCGGGCGGCGGCCCTGGCCGGCGCCCCCGCGCCCAAGCTGACCCGGATGCCCTACCCGGTGCTCTGGCTCGGTGGCCTGGCCGACCCGTTCGCCCGCGAGCTGCGGGAGACCGCCTACCAGTTCGACCGGCCCTATCTGCTCGACTCCGGCGCGGCGACCGCCACCCTCGGCGTCGAGCCGACCCCGCTGGACGTCTCCCTCGCCGAGACCGTCGCGGCGCTGCGCCACTGA
- a CDS encoding DMT family transporter, which produces MIATGTAAPPTLSTGRRIAGVGLATASGVAVAVQSRINGELGVRLADGIAAAVVSFGLGLLVLLVLVPATPGGRRGLAALRAALAEGSLRPWQCLGGVCGAFLVATQGLTIGTLGVAVFTVAVVAGQSASSLLVDRAGIGPTGRQPVTPSRLVGAALTVLAVLLAVGDRLGDPGALALALLPLLAGVGIAWQQAVNGRVRGAAGSALAATLVNFTVGAVALLATFAVEVAVRGWPSGSLPTEPWLYLGGPIGIVFIALAAAIVRFTGVLLLALATIAGQIVGAVLLDMLLPTAASHPGPTTLLGAALTLVAVLIAALGPPPRR; this is translated from the coding sequence GTGATCGCGACCGGGACGGCGGCGCCCCCCACGCTGTCGACCGGGCGGCGGATCGCCGGCGTCGGGCTGGCGACCGCCTCCGGGGTCGCGGTGGCCGTCCAGTCCCGGATCAACGGCGAGTTGGGCGTACGACTGGCCGACGGGATCGCCGCGGCGGTGGTCTCGTTCGGCCTGGGCCTGCTGGTGCTGCTGGTGCTGGTCCCCGCCACCCCGGGCGGCCGGCGGGGGCTGGCCGCGTTGCGGGCGGCGCTGGCCGAGGGGTCGCTGCGGCCGTGGCAGTGCCTCGGCGGGGTGTGCGGCGCGTTCCTGGTCGCCACCCAGGGGCTGACCATCGGCACGCTCGGCGTCGCCGTCTTCACCGTCGCCGTGGTCGCCGGGCAGTCCGCCAGCAGCCTGCTGGTGGACCGGGCCGGCATCGGGCCGACCGGCCGGCAGCCGGTCACCCCGAGTCGCCTGGTCGGCGCGGCGCTCACCGTCCTGGCGGTGCTGCTGGCGGTGGGCGACCGGCTCGGCGACCCGGGCGCCCTGGCGCTGGCCCTGCTGCCGCTGCTCGCCGGGGTGGGCATCGCCTGGCAGCAGGCGGTGAACGGCCGGGTGCGGGGAGCCGCCGGCAGCGCCCTGGCCGCCACTCTGGTCAACTTCACCGTCGGCGCGGTGGCGCTGCTGGCCACGTTCGCGGTCGAGGTGGCGGTCCGGGGCTGGCCGTCCGGCAGCCTCCCGACCGAGCCCTGGCTCTACCTGGGCGGCCCGATCGGCATCGTCTTCATCGCGCTCGCCGCCGCCATCGTCCGCTTCACCGGGGTGCTGCTGCTCGCACTGGCCACCATCGCCGGACAGATCGTCGGCGCCGTACTGCTGGACATGCTTCTGCCGACGGCGGCCTCGCACCCCGGGCCGACCACCCTGCTCGGCGCGGCGCTGACCCTGGTCGCGGTCCTGATCGCGGCGCTCGGGCCGCCGCCGCGCCGCTGA
- a CDS encoding lytic transglycosylase domain-containing protein, whose amino-acid sequence MSRLWSRFGARTAAVALLSVGVAGGFYLGEDRETQQQGLTAQVGLEVDQAEYAYQRDRQADHRLDSAKQRAAEYQAKLRAAAAAKEAAERAREAEAAAASRKKERDAAEAEAKAAKPYDGPIPASCEEYSGNRAIGCALMLEEGFGIDQFPCLDKLWTKESGWNHKAYNSSSGAYGIPQALPGSKMGTVADDWKTNPATQIKWGLGYIEGRYDDPCGAWAHSQSTGWY is encoded by the coding sequence GTGAGTCGGCTGTGGAGCCGGTTCGGCGCCCGCACGGCCGCTGTCGCGCTGCTCTCCGTGGGCGTTGCCGGCGGCTTCTATCTGGGCGAAGACCGGGAAACCCAGCAACAGGGCCTGACCGCGCAGGTCGGCCTCGAGGTCGACCAGGCGGAGTACGCGTACCAGCGTGACCGGCAGGCCGACCACCGACTGGATTCGGCCAAGCAGCGGGCCGCCGAGTACCAGGCGAAGCTGCGGGCCGCGGCGGCCGCCAAGGAGGCCGCCGAACGGGCCCGCGAGGCCGAGGCCGCGGCGGCGTCCCGGAAGAAGGAGCGGGACGCGGCGGAAGCCGAGGCCAAGGCCGCCAAGCCGTACGACGGCCCGATCCCGGCCTCCTGCGAGGAGTACAGCGGCAACCGGGCGATCGGCTGCGCGCTCATGCTCGAGGAGGGCTTCGGCATCGACCAGTTCCCCTGCCTCGACAAGCTCTGGACCAAGGAGAGCGGCTGGAACCACAAGGCCTACAACTCCAGCTCCGGCGCGTACGGGATCCCGCAGGCGCTGCCCGGCAGCAAGATGGGCACGGTCGCCGACGACTGGAAGACCAACCCGGCCACCCAGATCAAGTGGGGGCTCGGCTACATCGAGGGCCGCTACGACGACCCGTGCGGCGCCTGGGCACACTCGCAGAGCACCGGCTGGTACTGA
- the glpX gene encoding class II fructose-bisphosphatase: MTNTRTRIPQDLDRNLALDLVRVTEAAAMAAGRWVGRGDKEGGDGAAVDAMRKLINSIPMRGVVVIGEGEKDNAPMLFNGEEVGDGSGPEVDVAVDPVDGTTLMSKGMPNALAVLAVSERGAMFDPSAVFYMEKLAVGPMYADVVDINAGVADNLRRIAKVKGTDVSEVTVCVLDRSRHDDLVKQIRRTGAGIRFISDGDIAGSIAAARGESDVDVLMGIGGTPEGIISACALKCMGGAMQAKLWPRDAQEREKALAAGHDLDRVLLTDDLVTGDNCFFVATGVTSGDLLRGVRYRAGGAYTQSIVMRSKSGTIRVIDSYHRLEKLALYSAVDFDGRPLAEQE; encoded by the coding sequence GCGGATCCCGCAGGATCTCGACCGCAACCTTGCCCTCGACCTGGTCCGGGTCACCGAGGCCGCGGCGATGGCCGCCGGCCGGTGGGTCGGGCGGGGCGACAAGGAGGGCGGCGACGGGGCAGCCGTCGACGCGATGCGCAAACTGATCAACTCGATCCCGATGCGGGGCGTCGTGGTGATCGGCGAGGGCGAGAAGGACAACGCCCCGATGCTCTTCAACGGCGAGGAGGTCGGCGACGGCAGCGGCCCCGAGGTGGACGTCGCGGTGGACCCGGTCGACGGCACCACCCTGATGAGCAAGGGCATGCCGAACGCCCTCGCGGTGCTCGCGGTCTCCGAGCGGGGCGCGATGTTCGACCCGAGCGCGGTCTTCTACATGGAGAAGCTCGCCGTCGGCCCGATGTACGCCGACGTGGTGGACATCAACGCCGGGGTGGCCGACAACCTGCGCCGGATCGCCAAGGTCAAGGGCACCGATGTCTCCGAGGTGACGGTCTGCGTGCTGGACCGGTCCCGCCACGACGACCTGGTCAAGCAGATCCGCCGGACCGGCGCGGGCATCCGGTTCATCTCCGACGGCGACATCGCCGGCTCGATCGCCGCCGCCCGGGGTGAGTCCGACGTCGACGTGCTGATGGGCATCGGTGGCACGCCGGAGGGCATCATCTCCGCCTGCGCGCTCAAGTGCATGGGCGGGGCGATGCAGGCGAAGCTCTGGCCGCGTGACGCCCAGGAGCGGGAGAAGGCGCTCGCCGCCGGGCACGACCTGGACCGGGTGCTGCTCACCGACGACCTGGTCACCGGGGACAACTGCTTCTTCGTGGCGACCGGCGTCACCTCGGGCGACCTGCTGCGCGGGGTGCGCTACCGGGCCGGCGGGGCGTACACCCAGTCGATCGTGATGCGCTCCAAGAGCGGAACCATCCGGGTGATCGACTCGTACCACCGGCTGGAGAAGCTGGCGCTCTACTCGGCCGTCGACTTCGACGGTCGCCCGCTGGCCGAACAGGAGTGA
- a CDS encoding TetR/AcrR family transcriptional regulator — MVAPSLRARVRAGMIDEIKAVARRHLATDGANLSLRAVARDMGMVSSAIYRYFPSRDDLLTALILEAYGALGDAVEAADAAAERHDLRGRWHATCRAARDWALAHPAEYALIYGSPVPGYAAPDDTVGPAQRPPIVLVGILHDGLTTGRLTPPPDDELPAPLREDLAEIAAGLHPGMSEALLARGMAGWTQLFGLISFELFGRINRSLPHRDEYFDHQTGLMADLIGLPRPS, encoded by the coding sequence ATGGTCGCTCCCTCGCTACGCGCCCGGGTCCGCGCCGGAATGATCGACGAGATCAAGGCGGTGGCCCGGCGGCACCTGGCCACCGACGGCGCCAACCTCTCGCTGCGCGCGGTCGCCCGGGACATGGGCATGGTCTCGTCGGCGATCTACCGCTACTTCCCCAGCCGGGACGACCTGCTCACCGCGCTGATCCTGGAGGCGTACGGCGCGCTCGGCGACGCGGTGGAGGCGGCCGACGCGGCCGCCGAACGGCACGATCTGCGCGGGCGCTGGCACGCCACCTGCCGCGCCGCCCGGGACTGGGCGCTGGCCCACCCGGCCGAGTACGCCCTGATCTACGGCAGCCCGGTCCCCGGGTACGCGGCCCCGGACGACACGGTCGGCCCGGCCCAGCGTCCCCCGATCGTGCTGGTCGGCATCCTGCACGACGGTCTGACCACCGGCCGGCTCACCCCGCCGCCCGACGACGAGCTGCCCGCCCCCCTGCGCGAGGACCTCGCCGAGATCGCCGCCGGCCTGCACCCCGGCATGTCCGAGGCGCTGCTGGCCCGCGGCATGGCCGGCTGGACCCAGCTCTTCGGGCTGATCAGCTTCGAGCTCTTCGGCCGGATCAACCGGTCACTCCCGCACCGGGACGAGTACTTCGACCACCAGACCGGCCTGATGGCCGACCTGATCGGCCTCCCCCGACCGTCCTGA